In Mixophyes fleayi isolate aMixFle1 chromosome 3, aMixFle1.hap1, whole genome shotgun sequence, the genomic stretch aATAGGAACACACAACTTTTAATTAGCAGTAAGAAAATTATTAGGTCAGTGATTTGCCCACCACTTTCATTTTATCATTGACGTTATGAATGAGTCACAGGACCTGTGTGGTTAATATACCCCAGTGAGTTAAGGGACATTGTACAGTTAATGGAGGCACTGTTATCTATAGAAGAATAGTGTTCCAGAGGAGCCTATGTCATGACCAAGTTTGACtacacattcagtgttaacaagttttattttcattaagaCAAACACACGGGTTTCCAATTTTCAACCTATATAGGTAGCATAAGTTAGCAGATTTATACGCCATCCACAGAAATTTAATTGCTATATACATTAGATAGGACTGATTAACCAATCTTTTAACCACTTAAATACAAGTTGTGTATTTTCTGTTtaatacagtgtttttttttattcctctgcaaGGTTGCTATTTTATAACTTGtatttttacactaacatttGCCATGTCAAGCTTCGGACTGAACAGCTGGCATTAGGTGTTAGGGATGAACTTAttgaatacagtgaaacaatgatTAAAGTGTACTTGTCATCTATCAGCAGTGGCAGCCATTGTGTGGTTTGCATCGCATGAATATTGTGTAAGACCACAAAAAGGCTGCCTCCAATGGTGTACACAAAGGGTGCACCTTAAATAGTGGGAGCGGGGGAATGAAACAGCATAAACTTAATGGCAAAAGGACATCACCGTCACACTTGCACTGCTGTACACCTCTGCAGAATCTAAATAAAACCAATGGATATAGCTAAGGAAACTGTACATTTGAATGATTAAAATAGGGCAAACACTGCACATTCACTAATATTTCTCCCTTGTACAATTTTCTAATTAATCTACTTGCCTTGTATTACTGTATACACAATTGAAACAATATAGTGGTTGCAATTGATTGTGTTAGTTAAGCACTTGTTAGTTTTGTATACGGGTACCCATATGTAAACTTCAATTACATGCAGGGCAGTGTTGGCCGAAAATACTAAATACCTTCATTTTCCCCATGACTAGACAAATTAAGACAATACTTATCACCATACAGTTTGATATTACTTCCAATAAgtacaatatttattaaacatttcttCAGTTGTTTGTTACATATTGTGCAACAAATCACAATGTTCTGCAGCCACAAATTATATGCAGGGTATGAAGAAACTATTCACGCTTCTGTTGTCAGAGGGCCCTGCAGCGCAATGGTCTGCTGGCTTTTCTGGCAACCAAGGGGCCAATCATAGTGTAATCTTTCCATTTAGAACTCTACAAGAAAAGAACTAGCAAAATCAGATCTTACATATAACATCTCACTAAACTTTATTGATGCATGGAAACTGACAGACACTGTTGTGCTGTTTGATACAAAATGGCTGAACTTCATCTTCAGAAGACTAAACCTGACTCCTAAACATGCCAAttgaaatagcaaaataaatgggggagggggggtgaataGAATCTTAAACATCCACAGGGGGGACAGTCTGGTATTAGTAAAGCAACAAGGGTTACACACATTGAGAAACCAGCACATGAGtgggagagaggaaaaaaaaaaaaaaaggtttaaaacaaTTCTGAAAATGAAGTTAGCGGTCTTGAGTCAAGggcataaaaaaaaagtcagtattgtGCGTTTACAATTGCTGACCTTTGGGGAGACAGTAAGATTCTGCTGTAGTGCGGCTACATACAGTACAATTCAGGCAATTTTTGTTTTGTCACTTAGGTTCAGATTGAGATTTCACTGCTGTGAGGAGGGAATGGGGTGGTTTATGGGGCAGGCCGTTTTAGCAGCAACCTCCGCTGGACTGCTTGACTGGAGTGCTCTGGATTTTGACATTGGACTTCTCTGCACCGCCGGCTGTAGCTCCAGGACCCATTCGCTTTTTGATCTCGGCAGCCATTGTCATGAAGGCCTGCTCTACGTTTGTCGCATTCTTCGCACTCGTTTCCAAGAATGGAATTCCCAGAGAGTCTGCAAATTCCTGAGAGTGGCAGACAACAAGCATGAGTTACTGTATGTACATCTATGTTTAACAAAGACATTATAGACCGGAAACGGAGATACAAGTTCTGCAGAGTTGTTACATTAATATACAGCAGGGGCTTTCACAAGAAGTACACGTTTAACAGGGTTTTAATTGAAACTTTTTTTTGACCAAATCATCTCTTCTCAATAATAGTTCTTTTATGGTTGTCCCTCCCCCAGGACTCCACTTTGTTACACTTAGCAGGGTTGTAGTCTTAGAGATTAGCAAAGTTCAGCACAAATACAGGCTGGTTTGCAGTGGTGCAAAGTTCTGGCAAATAGAGTGAGTTCCGCTTTGCCTTTCCATACTACTTGTACATTCTCGGTCACTAACATAAACACAGAAATCCTCGACTCAAAATACTTATTCTCATATAAATCAGACTTATGCACCTAGATTAGCACCATTAGTGGGGATGGGATACTACTGCGACAATTGTTATAGCATTTAACACCCAAGAAATAATGTCACATGGTTTAAAAAGGACAGTAATACCAGACAGTCATAAGGTTTAGTAGAACTTAGAGATAAAATATGAAGGGATAATACCTGAAACAGACCAGCTCTCACCTTTGCTGTTGTGTAGTCAACTACCTTCTTTGTAGTTAGGTCACATTTGTTCCCTACCAACAACTTGTTAACATTTTCGCTGGCATAACGGTCTATCTCCTGAAGCCACTGCTTTACATTGTTGAAGGATTCCTGAGAAAGGAAACACATTTACAAATCATATGCACATTCACCTG encodes the following:
- the RAB1A gene encoding ras-related protein Rab-1A; the protein is MSSMNPEYDYLFKLLLIGDSGVGKSCLLLRFADDTYTESYISTIGVDFKIRTIELDGKTIKLQIWDTAGQERFRTITSSYYRGAHGIIVVYDVTDQESFNNVKQWLQEIDRYASENVNKLLVGNKCDLTTKKVVDYTTAKEFADSLGIPFLETSAKNATNVEQAFMTMAAEIKKRMGPGATAGGAEKSNVKIQSTPVKQSSGGCC